The following coding sequences are from one Granulicella arctica window:
- a CDS encoding TolC family protein: MSVLGSLLALPGSILSFAQQVPTNTASQTTAQTTTLTQPLSWQQIQDRFQQSNPTLRAGEIGIDESRAQEITAHLRPNPTFNAQVDQLTLFHSNPYEPVSNAYPNITFNYLHERDRKRELRTDSAKQATLIATSSQADLVRTLSYALRSAFVQVLQSKAILALTKENLDYYDHVLQVSSDRLNAGDIAQVDYDRLVLGRVQYESDYEAADVNLRTSKIQLLQLINDRTPVDQFDVVGPFAYSDDLQPLDTYHQTALSVRPDLQAAMQTIEKARIDHRLAVVNGSTDPTFGVDAAHQPNPLNSYIGVSVNIPLRIFDRNQGEKQRTLLDIDLQQRQADAARAQVFADVDSAYATVESQLRLLRPYKNKYLNLALSARDTISFSYQHGGASLLDFLQAENDYRGIQLGYLNLVGSYLTAAAQMNQAVGREVLQ, translated from the coding sequence ATGAGCGTTCTGGGCTCTCTACTCGCGTTGCCGGGGAGCATACTCTCGTTCGCGCAGCAGGTTCCGACGAATACGGCCTCGCAGACCACGGCGCAGACCACGACATTAACCCAGCCTTTGAGCTGGCAGCAGATTCAGGACCGCTTTCAGCAGTCCAATCCCACGCTGCGGGCCGGGGAGATCGGCATTGATGAGTCGCGTGCGCAGGAGATTACCGCGCATCTGCGGCCCAATCCTACCTTCAATGCTCAGGTCGACCAGCTGACTCTCTTCCATTCGAATCCATATGAGCCGGTTTCGAATGCATACCCGAACATTACCTTTAACTATCTGCATGAGCGAGATCGCAAGAGGGAGCTTCGCACGGACAGCGCGAAGCAGGCGACGCTGATTGCGACCTCGAGCCAGGCTGACCTGGTACGTACGCTCAGCTATGCGCTTCGCTCCGCGTTTGTGCAGGTGTTGCAGTCGAAGGCGATCCTTGCTCTGACGAAAGAGAACCTGGATTATTACGATCATGTTTTGCAGGTCAGCAGCGATCGCCTCAATGCAGGAGATATTGCACAGGTCGATTACGATCGGCTGGTGCTCGGACGTGTGCAGTACGAGTCAGATTATGAGGCGGCGGATGTGAATCTTCGGACGTCGAAGATTCAGCTACTACAGCTGATCAATGATCGGACGCCGGTTGACCAGTTTGATGTCGTCGGACCATTCGCGTATAGCGATGATCTACAGCCGCTCGATACGTATCACCAAACCGCGCTTTCGGTGCGGCCAGATTTGCAGGCTGCGATGCAGACGATTGAGAAGGCGCGCATCGACCATCGGCTTGCTGTCGTAAACGGTTCGACTGATCCAACCTTTGGGGTTGATGCTGCGCATCAACCGAATCCGCTGAATAGCTACATTGGTGTGAGTGTGAACATTCCGCTGCGCATCTTCGATCGCAACCAGGGCGAAAAGCAGCGCACGCTGCTCGATATAGATCTACAGCAAAGGCAGGCTGACGCGGCACGCGCGCAGGTCTTCGCCGATGTGGACTCGGCCTATGCTACGGTCGAAAGCCAGCTCCGTCTTTTGCGTCCGTACAAGAACAAATACCTGAACCTCGCGCTCTCGGCCCGAGATACGATCTCCTTTTCGTACCAGCATGGCGGCGCTTCGTTGCTGGACTTTTTGCAAGCCGAGAATGATTATCGCGGCATCCAGCTCGGCTATTTGAATCTTGTCGGCTCCTACTTAACAGCCGCTGCTCAGATGAATCAGGCCGTCGGCCGAGAGGTACTCCAGTGA
- a CDS encoding efflux RND transporter periplasmic adaptor subunit, giving the protein MKKKSALIAANLALILLAGCEKKKSDPKDEAPPPTVVQQSQDVNTVKVDHPEQFPLVTVQTQMTSSSMSVTGQVQPDVTHVIPVISLASGRIVAIYAHIGDLVRKGQLLFTVQSNDIDQAYSDYRKAVADEALAKVQLDRAKLLYSKGAISQSALEIAQDTEDKAVVDVQTAEGHLKVLGATDLKKPSGSVNVYAPASGVIIEQNITQASGVKTLDNSPNLFTIANIDDVWIVCDVYENNLANLSVGQSADIHFSAYPDKTVTGRISEIDPILDPSIRTAKVRVQVKNPGFMKIGMFVTAVFSGQKQEPHLVVPATAIVHLHDQDFVYIAESLGHFMRAQVVGGDMVSGGLQVVQSGLLAGQKVASNALELQSTVTQ; this is encoded by the coding sequence GTGAAGAAGAAAAGCGCTCTCATCGCGGCCAATCTGGCCCTGATCCTGCTCGCCGGATGCGAGAAGAAGAAGTCCGATCCGAAGGATGAGGCTCCCCCGCCGACGGTTGTGCAACAGTCTCAGGACGTGAATACTGTCAAGGTCGATCACCCGGAGCAGTTTCCTCTGGTGACGGTGCAGACCCAAATGACATCCTCCTCGATGAGCGTGACGGGACAGGTCCAGCCGGATGTGACGCACGTGATCCCGGTTATCTCGCTTGCCTCGGGCCGCATCGTGGCCATCTATGCGCATATCGGCGATCTGGTAAGGAAGGGGCAGCTCCTCTTCACGGTGCAGAGCAACGATATCGATCAAGCTTATTCGGATTATCGCAAGGCGGTAGCGGATGAGGCGCTCGCGAAGGTGCAGCTGGACCGCGCCAAGCTGCTTTATTCCAAGGGTGCGATCTCGCAGAGTGCGCTTGAGATCGCACAGGATACGGAAGACAAGGCCGTGGTCGATGTACAGACGGCGGAAGGACATCTGAAGGTGTTGGGCGCCACGGACCTCAAGAAGCCTTCCGGTTCGGTCAATGTGTATGCTCCGGCGTCGGGCGTCATCATCGAGCAGAACATTACGCAGGCCTCAGGCGTGAAGACACTCGACAACTCGCCGAACCTCTTCACGATTGCGAATATCGACGATGTGTGGATCGTCTGCGATGTGTATGAGAACAACCTTGCGAACCTTTCCGTGGGACAGAGCGCGGACATCCACTTCAGCGCTTATCCAGACAAAACGGTTACAGGACGCATCAGCGAGATCGATCCGATTCTCGATCCGTCCATCCGCACAGCGAAGGTTCGGGTTCAGGTGAAAAACCCTGGCTTTATGAAGATCGGTATGTTTGTGACGGCGGTCTTCAGCGGTCAGAAACAGGAACCTCACCTGGTAGTGCCTGCGACCGCGATCGTTCATCTGCATGACCAGGACTTTGTCTATATTGCCGAATCTTTGGGTCATTTCATGCGTGCGCAGGTCGTTGGCGGCGATATGGTTTCCGGAGGTCTCCAGGTCGTTCAGTCGGGACTGCTGGCAGGACAGAAAGTTGCGAGCAACGCACTTGAACTCCAGAGCACGGTGACTCAGTAA